The following is a genomic window from Butyricimonas faecihominis.
ATCACGTTCCGATTTATGTAACACCCATAACCAATGCTTAATTCTTTGGTTGTAATCCTACATTCTGCTCCAAAAGTTTTAGAATAACTATCGATTCCCAAAAATTTGTATATAACACAACGTATTCTTTTGGGCATAAATCTACTTGCAGCTAAAATATTAACAAAGAAAAAGAAAATTTTATTCATACAATGAACAAAAATGTTTATGATAATTCATGGACAAGATTAATTAATGGGTATAATTGATTTTTTATATTCCATTTATTTTTATCCAAATTTATATTATTAATAAAAATACGTCTTACCTTATCATCAAGTAAAGAACAAATTGCTTCGCGTAATCCGTTTACATCAATTGATACAGCAATTCCATATTGATTATCATTAATTATCTTTTTTGCTTCTCCATCTGGTAAAGATGCTAAAATCGGTAAACCAATATTGATATAATCATACAATTTTGCAGGAATACATGCAGAAAAATATTCTTTACTTAATGATAAAAAAGCAACATCTACATTAGTTTGCATATAAATAATATAATCACGATGACTCATTCTGTCAATCAACCGAATGTTAGATTTATCTGTAAATCGCAATATAGGTTTATAATTCTGATATTTTCCGATAAAAACAGCTTCTACACCATCAAGTCCCTCCACAGCTTTCGCAAGAATTTCAGGAGATTGTGGCCATCCAAAATTTCCTCCATATGCAATTCTTAATATATTCTCTGCTTTTCTATTTGATTTCTCGACACTCTCTATCCAACCGAAGTGTGCGTTAACTAGACGGTTACTCAAAAAAGAGTATTTTTTGTGCAATGCTTCTAAATATGTATTACAGCATGTAACGACATAATCCGCATTGATCAGATAGTTACGTTCAGTCTTTTCACGTGAAGCATGAGGTTTCCAATCGTATTTATATCCATTCATTTTTGCATGCTTCACAGGATCATGTAAATGAGCAATATATTTACAATTATAGAGCTTTTTCAATATACTAGCAAGCTTGAGTGTTCCTATTTCACCAACACTAGTCGCAATAAGTAAATCTTCTTGAGTCAAATTCTCCTTTTTAAAAAACTCTAATCCAGAACTTACCCATCGGTCTAGATAGTCCTCAGCCATCCCTATACGAGTCAGCAACGAACCTATACGAATTTTCCATCCCAGTGGTAAATATGTAACCTCATCATTACATTGCAGCATATTTTGATCTGTAGTTGAAATAACTTTAACATCATATCCCTCTTTCCGCAATATTTCGTATGTTGCTTTAGCGATAGTCCCTCCACTAGAATAAAGATGACTATACGTTGCCATTAATACATAAATTCTCATTTTTTCCTTCTCCTTGTATTCCACATTTTTGTTTCAACTCGCATTTTAATTACACTACAAGCCCTCTGCATAAAGAATCGCCATGATCGAAAACCTTTTATGGATATTATAGTTTCGCATGCATCTTCACTCATAATTGATTGATCAAGTAACTCATCCAATGATACAAAAGTCAAACTTGATTCCTCTTTAAATATTGCAAGCATCATATCAAGTTTTTTTATATTTTTCCTATTTACTCTTGGTTTATCTGGAGTTTTCCTCCAATCTAATAAGGAAAAACTATGTACAAACATTACAATTGGATCGACACAATCCTCCATTACCAAACGAGGTACTAAATATCTGAACTCATTCATTGCCATACTTGCATCTAATTTATCATTTCTACAATACGACCCAAACGTAAAACTTTTATATGACGTAACTGGAAACTCTAACAAACCACTACTCAAACGTGTTGCTTTATTATACGCTACTGGTGGTTCAATTTGACACCATCGCTGACCAACAAATTCAGAAAAATCACATAAATATCCATTTTCTACTAAAATATCAAGAGTATCACGATTCGCTCCATACTTCCCCGCACGGAATGCTTTCGGTTTTTCTCCAAGAATTTTGATATAAAAATCTGTACATTTTTTAATTATCTCTCTCTGTTCATTTTTAGTATATTCCCATAAAAACAATCTATTAGTATCAGCCATGTGATCAGGATGAATATGTACACCGCAATCATGCCCTCTTCCCTTTATATATCGAAGTACAGTAGCAATTTCTGCTTCGCCATAATCCCACGCTTCTGCAATATCTACAAAAAAAAGACCTTTAATATGATGATAATCAAAAATATCCATAAGTTTACCTATACCATAACTAGTACCATCCACAGTCTTTCCCATAATAAGATGTGTTACAGGATCACTACCATCATGTCCCTCTACGTCAACAGTCATAATTACTTTTTTCATTCTCAAAAATTCCTAATTAAATTTGATTTCCTCAATTTTTTAATTATATACAAATTATTATTAGTATTCTTTTTCACTAAAGCATAGTAGCTGCCTCCTATCACACAATTTTGTACTTAATATATTGATTATCCTTGCTACAAGGATATAAGTAAAGTATACCTTTCCGTATATACTCCTATTTATTATCTAAAATTTATTTACATTTTAAAAAATACTCATCCATGTAATTATACAAGATTTCCTTTTTCCCTATCTTTTTAATAGATTGTATAATACTCCAATCACCATTATCATTAGCTTCTATCATTAACCACCCTTTATCACTATAAGCTATATCCCAAGAAATTAAAGTTGTACCAGGAAGATGAGTTGCCATATCATGAACAAGTAGCAATGCTTCATTCCAACAAGGTAATTTATACCCAACAATCTGCACTCCAGTATCTGGGTGGATATTAAAATGTTTACCTCTATAATCTACAGCATCCGATTCAACAACTCCTAATTGGTAATCAATACTTGCATATATACCTCCAGCACCAGCATTATCCATAATAGATTCTCCTGTACCAATTCTCCAAGTAACCCCCAAAATATACACTTTGTTATCAATTGTAAATGTAACAACTCTAAAAGAATTCACGGATTGTGGATGTACCACAGCTATTTCATCTCCTTGCGTTATCAATTCTTCTACAACAAAAGCTCCCTGTTTCAATTTTTCGTGAAAAAAACTTGAAATAGAAATTACATCCAAACTATATTTAGCAATACCATGTCCAGAATGTTCATTTAAAGGCTTATAAATAAAATCTCGATGATTTGTTACAAATTTTTCAAAAGCCACAAAATCTTCATCAGAAAAACACCCTAACACGTCCCGTTTAAAGAATCTTTGATATTTCAAATAGCATGTATATTTATTTGTCATCAAAGGCAAAATTTCTCTATCATTCAAAATATCACAATAATAATAACGCATTTTATCCGTAACGAAAGAATTACGACAACGATAATTTTTATTTATTAAATCATATATACAATAATCTTGAAAACTAATCCCCAAACGATGCAAACAGTAAATCATATCACGTACAATATAAGATTCATTAAATTCACCCCATTCTCCTCTACGTAATTCTATTTCTTCTTTTATAAAAGGTAACCCTCCTTTATAATATTTCCTATCAAAGATTTTATAATATATTACGTAAAGTTTTTTCCAAAACTCCGATTTATCTGCTTTATAACCTAACCAATTTTCGAATGGAGTATCTAATTTCCATCGAGCAATACGTGGAGACATCCCAAAATACCGATCTTTTCTATTCATTTCCCTAATTTCAACTTATCTATTAATTCGCATTTTTTTAATTCTTGTTGAACTGCTTATAATATGACTCCTGCTCTTATTTTTACAACCGTCCATTGCTTTTTTTACTTAACGCAAAATCCCAAGAGATCAAGGTTAAGCTTTCGCTCTTATTTCTTGAACAACTCCACTATAAATTTTCAATTCATTTTTTATTTTAATTTTGGATAAATATAATTTTCTATACTATATGCATACTTATTCTGTTCTTCAAGTGTATGAAATTCAAAATCAATCCTAGCGACGGCATCCGTTCCGTCTTCACATATCAAGACCTTTTCCCCTTTGTTAAAATTTTCTTCAATACCACATACAAAATCCTTTATTTCTTCAGCAATATATAACCCATCATATATCCCTTCATCCCTACTAAACACAGAGTGACGCGTCAGATATTTAAACATAGGATACCGACATTCATCCAATACATTACAATAGCTATAATCATTAACACATAATGAAACTAAGAGTTTTGTGTAATCTAAACCAGAATATTGTTCAATAAATTTAGGAACCCCTATTCCCCCTTGCCTTGTATTAATTTCAATAACAAATAATTGGTTATCTTTAGTGAAATACATTTCTATATTGAATTGACCAAATTCAAGTCCAGCCCCCTTCACAATTTTGGCCACGGTATCTTTAATTACATTCTTTTTCTCACTTGACAAATGCAATGGAGAAATATCACTCATAGGTACCATTGGTGCACCAGAACTTCTTTGGTCATTAAAGATACCATCCCACAATATTTTACCATCATAAATGAAAATATCTCCCTCTATCACGGTCAATGAAGGCATTTCAACAAATTCTTCGACTGTAACTTTTTTATTCCAAGAATCTCTAGCACTATTTTCAAACGATTTTCTTATTAGAGATTCATCAAAACTATCTATCTTAGTTATTCCTCTCGATGCAGAATTTCTACATGGCTTTATCAATACTGGCAAACTCATTTCTTTTATTGCTTGGATAGCATTTTCCATTGTATCTACATCCGTCTGCTTTGGTGCAAAAACTCCTATTCTATTTTGTAACTTTCTAAATAAATTCTTTTCTCCTATATTACGAATACTTTCTAAAGTATTACCACGCAGTCCCAACTCTTCACATACATATGCGACATTCTGCATTACAACTTCCGAATTCGATATTATCCCATCAACTTCTTCAACTTTTGCAATTTGTAATACAACCTCCCGATCCATATAATCAACCTGATAATGTTTATCAACATATTTTAGACCAGGATTTGTAGTTGTCCGATCACAAACTATAACATAATAACCAAGTTCCTTTGATTTCGATATCAAAAGTAGTTGATCATTAGCAGCACCTAATATCAGTATTTTTTTCATATATTGTTTTTGTAATAATCTTTTTCCTCTCCCCAAAGCTTCTTAAACCGTTGTACTTTCATTTCCTCTTTAAAATACTCTAAATAATCTTTCCAAGTATATGATGGTTTATAACCTAATTCATTAACTGTTTTTAAATAATCAAGGACAAACTGTGTAGAATTTGTTTTTTCTGGAGCATAAATAATTTTAGCATTGGGATTAGGATTAAAAATTTCCATTATTCCTTTCACTCTTTCTTCGATAGTGCTTCCTCCACTCGCAACATTATAAATTCCTCCTTCATGGTCTACTTCCAAAGATCTTTCGATTATCTGTAAAAAATCATAAACATGTACTGTTTCTAACAAACGTTTAGGATCTCCCCATATCTCCAAATCTTTACCTTCCATTGCACGATAAATTAAATACCTATCAGAAATAAGTACCTTTTCTCCGTCTGTATACGTGTATGGATTAGGATCATAACTATAAATTCTCGATAACCGAAATATGAAACGTTTCAAACCATATAAAGAATGATAGTGTTCAATCATGTCTACTGCTGCATTTTTAGCAATCACATACATTGCATGATCACCTTCATACGGAGCTTTACGTATAGAATTTGCAGGAATCGGAGTTTTTGTTCCAAATAAATAACTAATATCAAACAACGATTGAGGAAATATGATTCTATCCACATTGATTTTTCTTATATACTCAAGAATATTTAATGTTCCACAAATTATTGAAGATATATATAGTTCTGGATCGTAACCTTTCATAGAAGCAGGTAACATTCCTGCGAAATTCAAGACAGCATAAACATCTTTATGAG
Proteins encoded in this region:
- a CDS encoding polysaccharide deacetylase family protein, with translation MKKVIMTVDVEGHDGSDPVTHLIMGKTVDGTSYGIGKLMDIFDYHHIKGLFFVDIAEAWDYGEAEIATVLRYIKGRGHDCGVHIHPDHMADTNRLFLWEYTKNEQREIIKKCTDFYIKILGEKPKAFRAGKYGANRDTLDILVENGYLCDFSEFVGQRWCQIEPPVAYNKATRLSSGLLEFPVTSYKSFTFGSYCRNDKLDASMAMNEFRYLVPRLVMEDCVDPIVMFVHSFSLLDWRKTPDKPRVNRKNIKKLDMMLAIFKEESSLTFVSLDELLDQSIMSEDACETIISIKGFRSWRFFMQRACSVIKMRVETKMWNTRRRKK
- a CDS encoding acetyl-CoA carboxylase biotin carboxylase subunit family protein, coding for MKKILILGAANDQLLLISKSKELGYYVIVCDRTTTNPGLKYVDKHYQVDYMDREVVLQIAKVEEVDGIISNSEVVMQNVAYVCEELGLRGNTLESIRNIGEKNLFRKLQNRIGVFAPKQTDVDTMENAIQAIKEMSLPVLIKPCRNSASRGITKIDSFDESLIRKSFENSARDSWNKKVTVEEFVEMPSLTVIEGDIFIYDGKILWDGIFNDQRSSGAPMVPMSDISPLHLSSEKKNVIKDTVAKIVKGAGLEFGQFNIEMYFTKDNQLFVIEINTRQGGIGVPKFIEQYSGLDYTKLLVSLCVNDYSYCNVLDECRYPMFKYLTRHSVFSRDEGIYDGLYIAEEIKDFVCGIEENFNKGEKVLICEDGTDAVARIDFEFHTLEEQNKYAYSIENYIYPKLK
- a CDS encoding NAD-dependent epimerase/dehydratase family protein — translated: MKKIIVFGATGNLGANICLHLKDKYEIIPVGHRKNDNGFFADYNMHYYSVDISKKQDFNQLPHKDVYAVLNFAGMLPASMKGYDPELYISSIICGTLNILEYIRKINVDRIIFPQSLFDISYLFGTKTPIPANSIRKAPYEGDHAMYVIAKNAAVDMIEHYHSLYGLKRFIFRLSRIYSYDPNPYTYTDGEKVLISDRYLIYRAMEGKDLEIWGDPKRLLETVHVYDFLQIIERSLEVDHEGGIYNVASGGSTIEERVKGIMEIFNPNPNAKIIYAPEKTNSTQFVLDYLKTVNELGYKPSYTWKDYLEYFKEEMKVQRFKKLWGEEKDYYKNNI
- a CDS encoding sugar-transfer associated ATP-grasp domain-containing protein, whose amino-acid sequence is MNRKDRYFGMSPRIARWKLDTPFENWLGYKADKSEFWKKLYVIYYKIFDRKYYKGGLPFIKEEIELRRGEWGEFNESYIVRDMIYCLHRLGISFQDYCIYDLINKNYRCRNSFVTDKMRYYYCDILNDREILPLMTNKYTCYLKYQRFFKRDVLGCFSDEDFVAFEKFVTNHRDFIYKPLNEHSGHGIAKYSLDVISISSFFHEKLKQGAFVVEELITQGDEIAVVHPQSVNSFRVVTFTIDNKVYILGVTWRIGTGESIMDNAGAGGIYASIDYQLGVVESDAVDYRGKHFNIHPDTGVQIVGYKLPCWNEALLLVHDMATHLPGTTLISWDIAYSDKGWLMIEANDNGDWSIIQSIKKIGKKEILYNYMDEYFLKCK
- a CDS encoding glycosyltransferase family 4 protein, which codes for MEYKEKEKMRIYVLMATYSHLYSSGGTIAKATYEILRKEGYDVKVISTTDQNMLQCNDEVTYLPLGWKIRIGSLLTRIGMAEDYLDRWVSSGLEFFKKENLTQEDLLIATSVGEIGTLKLASILKKLYNCKYIAHLHDPVKHAKMNGYKYDWKPHASREKTERNYLINADYVVTCCNTYLEALHKKYSFLSNRLVNAHFGWIESVEKSNRKAENILRIAYGGNFGWPQSPEILAKAVEGLDGVEAVFIGKYQNYKPILRFTDKSNIRLIDRMSHRDYIIYMQTNVDVAFLSLSKEYFSACIPAKLYDYINIGLPILASLPDGEAKKIINDNQYGIAVSIDVNGLREAICSLLDDKVRRIFINNINLDKNKWNIKNQLYPLINLVHELS